One window of Halopseudomonas maritima genomic DNA carries:
- a CDS encoding arylesterase produces the protein MRNWLGGLLLCLLSLPAAAQGILILGDSISAAFGLEISDGWVSLLQGRLQAQNSSVQVHNASVSGDTTAGGLARLPTLLTRHEPDLVVIELGGNDGLRGLPTDKMQQNLAAMVEQSRQAGADVAILGMRIPPNYGVRYTSAFEQVFRDVAEQQQVALVPFVLEGVAGQPALMQGDGIHPNVQGQPGILENAWPLIEAWLARQPAVGEGED, from the coding sequence TTGAGAAACTGGCTGGGAGGGCTGTTGCTGTGTTTGCTCTCTCTTCCCGCAGCAGCACAGGGGATTTTGATCCTCGGTGATAGTATCAGCGCCGCTTTCGGTCTGGAAATTAGTGACGGCTGGGTAAGCCTGTTGCAGGGCCGTTTGCAGGCTCAAAACAGCTCCGTGCAGGTGCATAATGCCTCGGTTAGTGGCGACACCACCGCCGGTGGGTTGGCACGCCTGCCGACGCTGCTGACGCGGCATGAGCCGGATCTGGTGGTTATTGAATTGGGTGGTAACGACGGTTTGCGGGGCCTGCCCACGGACAAAATGCAACAGAATCTTGCGGCCATGGTCGAACAGTCGCGCCAGGCCGGCGCCGATGTGGCCATCCTGGGGATGCGGATACCACCCAACTACGGTGTGCGCTACACCTCGGCATTTGAGCAGGTGTTCCGGGATGTTGCCGAGCAGCAGCAGGTTGCGCTGGTACCCTTTGTACTGGAGGGCGTTGCGGGGCAGCCAGCGCTTATGCAAGGTGATGGTATTCACCCCAACGTGCAGGGCCAGCCCGGGATATTGGAGAACGCCTGGCCGCTGATCGAAGCCTGGCTAGCGCGTCAGCCAGCGGTGGGTGAGGGCGAAGATTGA
- the cysB gene encoding HTH-type transcriptional regulator CysB — protein sequence MKLQQLRYIWEVAHHDLNVSATAQSLYTSQPGISKQIRLLEDELGVEVFSRSGKHLTRITPAGERIIATAGEILRKVDSIKQIAQEFSNERKGTLTLATTHTQARYALPPIIQKFIQSYPEVSLHMHQGSPMQICEMTVDGTADFAIATEALELFSDLVMMPCYRWNRCVIVPKGHPLTQLPELTLEALADWPLVTYVFGFTGRSKLDDAFNNRGLSPKVVFTAADADVIKTYVRLGLGVGIVAHMAVDPVADPDLVVIDASRLFESSVTKIGFRRGTFLRGYMYEFIEAFAPHLTRDVIEQALLCGNKVELEALFDGVELPVL from the coding sequence ATGAAGCTGCAGCAGCTGCGCTATATCTGGGAAGTGGCCCACCATGACCTGAACGTGTCCGCCACCGCCCAGAGTCTCTATACCTCTCAGCCTGGCATCAGCAAGCAGATTCGCCTGCTTGAGGACGAGTTGGGCGTAGAGGTGTTTTCTCGCAGTGGCAAGCACCTGACCCGTATTACGCCAGCGGGCGAGCGTATTATCGCTACCGCTGGCGAGATACTGCGCAAGGTCGACAGCATCAAGCAGATTGCCCAAGAGTTCAGCAATGAGCGCAAGGGCACCTTGACGTTGGCAACAACGCACACCCAGGCGCGTTACGCGTTGCCACCGATCATTCAGAAGTTCATCCAGAGTTACCCGGAAGTGTCCCTGCATATGCATCAAGGGTCGCCGATGCAGATCTGCGAGATGACGGTTGATGGCACCGCCGATTTTGCCATCGCCACCGAAGCACTGGAGTTATTCTCCGACCTGGTGATGATGCCTTGTTATCGTTGGAATCGCTGCGTCATCGTGCCCAAAGGGCATCCCTTGACGCAGCTGCCAGAGTTGACGCTGGAGGCGTTGGCGGATTGGCCGCTGGTCACTTACGTGTTTGGTTTTACCGGCCGCTCCAAGCTCGACGATGCGTTCAATAATCGCGGATTGTCGCCCAAGGTGGTGTTTACCGCTGCCGACGCCGACGTGATCAAGACCTATGTGCGGTTGGGCCTGGGAGTCGGCATTGTCGCGCACATGGCGGTTGACCCGGTGGCTGACCCGGACCTGGTGGTCATTGACGCCAGCCGGCTGTTTGAATCGAGTGTGACCAAGATTGGCTTCCGCCGAGGCACCTTCCTGCGCGGCTATATGTACGAATTTATCGAAGCCTTTGCGCCTCACCTGACCCGCGATGTGATCGAGCAGGCGCTGCTGTGCGGTAATAAGGTGGAGCTGGAAGCTTTATTTGATGGGGTCGAGTTGCCGGTGCTCTAG
- a CDS encoding GNAT family N-acetyltransferase, whose amino-acid sequence MTMNATVQHDQEGKQFYIALEGARAYLAYMDLGKKTLDIYRTFVPNALRGKGLAAKLTAHALTFAREHGYTVIPSCSYVERYMDRHAAHVE is encoded by the coding sequence ATGACTATGAACGCCACCGTTCAGCACGATCAGGAAGGCAAGCAGTTCTATATCGCACTGGAAGGTGCACGCGCTTATCTCGCCTACATGGATCTGGGCAAGAAGACGCTGGATATTTACCGCACTTTTGTACCCAATGCCCTGCGTGGCAAGGGGTTAGCGGCCAAATTGACCGCCCACGCGCTGACCTTTGCCCGTGAGCACGGCTACACGGTCATTCCTTCCTGTTCTTACGTTGAGCGTTATATGGATCGCCACGCTGCACACGTTGAATAG
- a CDS encoding GntP family permease — MLGNLGLIAGVALLIYLALRGINIFIASLVCSLVVALTNGMLISQTFLEFFPFGPLGAFTFAGKFFLLFLCGAIFGKVMATSQAAKSIALSITRALGVRHTLLVGMVVCALLTYGGVVVFVVVFTMYPLGITLMREANLPKRLWAAATSVGAGTFTMTALPGTPSIHNVISASSLGTDLFAGGWIGIFAALLMAGLGMWYVENQWKRAQACGEGFVENAQDRRMEQLIGDPNDAPVWWMALIPMVVVLGSIMLPRALLGMGDWSESDGAMARVLMFSAAQPIIWPSISLILGSLTCVLLFPNLRRTAAQAFGQGADDSIMPLLNTAAVIGFGGVVSQTVGFGQFANWILNVDLPPLLSVFASVSVVSAIVGSSSGGLQIFMQSLGPHYIEMGVDPEILHRIAAIASGGLDSLPHCGAVIATFMIMGITHKEAYRDIFVVTVAIPIIACLASIGLLMSLGMGMVS; from the coding sequence ATGCTCGGAAACCTCGGTCTGATCGCCGGTGTGGCGCTGCTTATCTATCTGGCGCTGCGAGGGATCAACATTTTCATTGCCTCTCTGGTCTGCTCCCTGGTGGTTGCCCTGACCAACGGCATGCTTATCTCGCAAACCTTCCTCGAGTTCTTCCCCTTCGGTCCGCTGGGTGCATTCACCTTTGCTGGCAAATTCTTTCTGCTGTTCTTGTGTGGTGCGATCTTCGGTAAGGTCATGGCGACCAGTCAGGCGGCCAAGAGTATCGCGCTGTCGATTACCCGCGCCCTGGGCGTGCGCCACACACTACTGGTTGGCATGGTGGTCTGTGCGCTGCTGACCTATGGCGGTGTTGTGGTGTTCGTAGTGGTGTTCACCATGTATCCGCTGGGCATCACACTGATGCGCGAAGCCAACCTTCCCAAGCGTTTGTGGGCCGCCGCTACCTCGGTTGGCGCAGGCACATTCACCATGACGGCGCTGCCGGGTACCCCGTCCATTCATAACGTGATCTCCGCCAGTTCGCTTGGCACAGACCTGTTCGCCGGAGGCTGGATCGGTATCTTCGCGGCATTGCTCATGGCCGGACTGGGCATGTGGTACGTAGAAAACCAGTGGAAACGCGCCCAAGCGTGTGGCGAAGGCTTTGTGGAGAACGCTCAGGATCGTCGCATGGAGCAGCTGATTGGCGATCCGAACGATGCACCGGTCTGGTGGATGGCGCTGATCCCGATGGTTGTGGTGTTGGGTTCGATCATGCTGCCGCGAGCACTATTGGGTATGGGTGACTGGTCAGAGAGCGATGGCGCGATGGCCCGCGTGCTGATGTTCAGCGCGGCCCAACCGATCATCTGGCCGAGCATTTCGCTGATTCTGGGGTCGCTGACCTGCGTGCTGCTGTTCCCGAATCTGCGTCGTACCGCAGCTCAGGCCTTTGGGCAGGGCGCTGATGACTCCATTATGCCGTTGCTTAATACCGCTGCCGTTATCGGTTTTGGCGGTGTGGTGAGCCAAACGGTTGGCTTCGGCCAGTTTGCCAACTGGATCCTCAACGTCGACCTGCCACCGTTGCTGTCGGTGTTTGCCTCGGTCAGCGTGGTGTCGGCGATTGTCGGCTCTTCCTCGGGTGGCCTGCAGATCTTCATGCAGTCGCTGGGTCCGCATTACATCGAGATGGGTGTTGATCCGGAAATTCTGCATCGTATCGCGGCGATTGCTTCCGGCGGTCTGGACTCGCTGCCGCACTGTGGCGCGGTGATTGCGACCTTCATGATCATGGGTATCACCCACAAGGAAGCCTATCGCGACATCTTTGTGGTGACCGTGGCCATTCCGATCATCGCCTGCCTTGCATCCATCGGTCTGCTGATGTCCCTGGGCATGGGTATGGTCTCCTGA
- a CDS encoding phosphoadenylyl-sulfate reductase: MSNFDIDQLASEYANKSPQQILELALGQFDNLWLSFSGADDIVALDMAWKINPEIKVFTLDTGRLHAETYRFLEQVRKHYGIELEVLSPDHQQLEAYVRENGLFDFYENGHGGCCGVRKIAPLRRKLGTVDAWITGQRKDQSPTRADVPVIQLDTAFSTDDHSLVKFNPLANYSSEDVWNYIRMLEIPYNPLHEKGFISIGCEPCTRPVLPNQHEREGRWWWEESTKKECGLHASNLIARS, from the coding sequence ATGAGTAATTTCGACATCGACCAGTTGGCCAGCGAATACGCCAACAAGTCGCCCCAGCAGATCCTCGAACTTGCCCTGGGCCAGTTCGACAATCTCTGGCTGTCATTCAGTGGCGCCGACGATATCGTCGCTCTGGATATGGCCTGGAAAATCAACCCCGAGATCAAGGTGTTCACCCTGGACACCGGCCGCCTGCACGCCGAGACCTACCGCTTCCTTGAGCAGGTACGCAAACACTACGGCATTGAGCTTGAAGTGCTGTCTCCAGATCACCAGCAACTGGAAGCCTACGTCCGTGAAAACGGCCTGTTCGACTTCTATGAAAACGGTCACGGCGGCTGCTGCGGTGTGCGCAAGATTGCCCCGCTGCGCCGCAAACTCGGCACAGTCGACGCCTGGATTACCGGCCAGCGCAAGGATCAAAGCCCCACCCGTGCCGACGTGCCGGTGATTCAGCTGGACACCGCCTTTTCGACGGACGACCACTCACTGGTGAAGTTCAACCCGCTGGCAAACTACAGCAGCGAGGACGTCTGGAACTACATCCGCATGCTGGAAATCCCCTACAACCCGCTGCACGAGAAGGGCTTTATCAGTATCGGTTGCGAGCCCTGCACCCGTCCGGTCCTGCCCAACCAGCATGAGCGCGAAGGCCGCTGGTGGTGGGAGGAGTCGACCAAGAAGGAATGCGGCCTGCACGCCAGCAACCTGATTGCCCGCAGTTAG
- a CDS encoding Lpp/OprI family alanine-zipper lipoprotein produces the protein MKTALKVSAVALAALVAAGCSNSMEKELSARVAANENATASAQARADEAYRKADEALAAAQRAQQTADEANERALRMLEKASQK, from the coding sequence ATGAAGACTGCACTGAAAGTATCCGCCGTAGCACTGGCAGCCCTGGTTGCCGCTGGTTGCAGCAACAGCATGGAAAAGGAACTGAGCGCTCGCGTTGCCGCCAACGAAAACGCGACCGCCAGCGCCCAGGCCCGTGCAGATGAAGCATACCGCAAGGCTGATGAAGCTCTGGCTGCCGCTCAACGCGCCCAGCAGACTGCTGACGAAGCCAACGAGCGCGCCCTGCGCATGCTCGAAAAGGCCAGCCAGAAGTAA
- a CDS encoding 3-deoxy-7-phosphoheptulonate synthase yields MADLPIDDLNITSNEILITPEQLKAKIPLSEAAQATVVESRQVIRDILDGKDHRLFIVIGPCSIHDIEAAKDYAARLKKLAAEVSDTLYLVMRVYFEKPRTTVGWKGLINDPYLDDSFKIQDGLHIGRQLLRDLSEMGLPTATEALDPISPQYLQDLISWSAIGARTTESQTHREMSSGLSSAVGFKNGTDGSLSVAINALQSVSSPHRFLGINQQGQVSIVTTKGNPYGHVVLRGGNGKPNYDSVSVALCEKDLEKAGIPSNIMVDCSHANSNKDPGLQPLVMDNVANQILEGNDSIIGLMVESHIGWGNQSIPKDLSQLQYGVSVTDACIDWATTEQSVHSMRDKLKEILPRRPRMQR; encoded by the coding sequence ATGGCCGATTTACCTATTGATGACCTGAACATTACCTCCAACGAGATCCTGATCACCCCCGAGCAGCTGAAAGCCAAGATTCCGCTCAGTGAGGCTGCCCAGGCTACCGTGGTGGAAAGCCGCCAGGTGATTCGTGACATCCTCGACGGCAAGGACCACCGCCTGTTCATTGTCATCGGCCCCTGCTCTATCCACGATATCGAGGCCGCCAAGGACTACGCCGCGCGTCTGAAGAAGCTCGCCGCCGAGGTCAGCGACACCCTGTATCTGGTGATGCGCGTGTACTTCGAGAAGCCGCGCACCACCGTGGGCTGGAAAGGCCTGATTAACGACCCCTACCTGGATGACTCCTTCAAGATTCAGGATGGTCTGCACATTGGCCGCCAGCTGCTGCGCGACCTGTCGGAAATGGGCCTGCCTACTGCGACCGAAGCGCTGGACCCGATCTCGCCACAATACCTGCAGGATCTGATCTCGTGGTCGGCCATTGGTGCACGCACCACCGAGTCCCAGACCCACCGTGAAATGTCCTCCGGCCTGTCGTCCGCTGTAGGCTTCAAGAATGGCACCGACGGCAGCCTGTCCGTTGCCATCAACGCCCTGCAGTCCGTCTCCAGCCCACACCGCTTCCTGGGCATCAACCAGCAAGGCCAGGTATCGATCGTCACCACCAAGGGCAACCCCTACGGCCACGTGGTACTGCGCGGCGGCAACGGCAAGCCCAACTACGACTCGGTCAGCGTCGCCCTGTGCGAGAAGGACCTGGAGAAGGCCGGCATTCCCAGCAACATCATGGTTGACTGCAGCCACGCCAACTCCAACAAGGACCCGGGCCTGCAGCCGCTGGTCATGGACAACGTTGCCAACCAGATCCTTGAAGGCAACGACTCCATCATCGGCCTGATGGTCGAGAGCCATATCGGCTGGGGCAACCAGTCCATTCCCAAGGACCTGTCGCAGTTGCAGTACGGTGTCTCTGTCACCGATGCCTGCATCGACTGGGCGACCACCGAGCAAAGCGTGCATAGCATGCGCGACAAGCTCAAGGAAATACTCCCGCGTCGCCCACGCATGCAACGCTGA
- a CDS encoding putative 2-dehydropantoate 2-reductase: MSQSNLKIGIIGTGAIGGFYGAMLANGGNDVHFLLRSEYEVVKEKGITIDSLVNPTLHVHPVQAYKDAADMPKCDWIFVGAKSTAGNLGDIIAKAGKSDAKVVLLQNGLNNEDHLRPFLPDSMHLIGGLCYVCLFREGPGVVKHQSNGMIDLGYHSGPAATKDEQQALLEEGVALLTSGDIPTRLLPGVDEARWQKLIWNAPFNGISVVLNAGTQELVNNPASRKLITEMMEEVIAAARARGVGIPDGVIDYMFKGTEAMPDYHPSMYHDWLHKRPMELDALYGELLRLGAEAGCSLPKIEAMLDQLTFLQARYLTNE; encoded by the coding sequence ATGAGTCAGAGTAATCTGAAGATCGGGATCATTGGCACCGGCGCTATCGGTGGTTTTTACGGCGCGATGCTGGCCAATGGCGGTAATGACGTGCACTTCCTGCTGCGTAGCGAATACGAAGTGGTAAAAGAGAAGGGCATTACCATCGACAGTCTGGTCAACCCCACACTGCACGTGCATCCGGTTCAGGCGTACAAGGATGCCGCAGACATGCCCAAGTGCGACTGGATTTTCGTAGGCGCAAAATCCACCGCCGGCAATCTGGGCGACATTATTGCCAAGGCAGGCAAGTCCGATGCCAAGGTCGTATTGCTGCAGAATGGCCTGAACAATGAAGATCACCTGCGCCCCTTCCTGCCTGACAGCATGCACCTGATCGGCGGCCTGTGTTACGTCTGCCTGTTCCGCGAAGGTCCGGGTGTGGTCAAGCACCAGTCCAACGGAATGATTGATCTGGGCTATCACTCTGGCCCGGCGGCGACCAAGGACGAGCAGCAGGCGCTGCTGGAAGAGGGCGTGGCATTGCTCACCTCGGGCGATATCCCGACCCGTCTGCTGCCTGGTGTAGATGAGGCGCGCTGGCAGAAGCTGATCTGGAATGCGCCCTTCAATGGCATCTCTGTAGTGCTCAACGCCGGTACTCAGGAACTGGTCAACAACCCCGCCAGCCGTAAGCTGATCACCGAAATGATGGAAGAAGTGATTGCTGCTGCCCGTGCGCGTGGCGTCGGCATCCCTGATGGTGTGATCGACTACATGTTCAAGGGTACTGAAGCCATGCCGGACTACCATCCGAGCATGTACCATGACTGGCTGCACAAGCGCCCGATGGAGCTGGACGCTCTCTATGGTGAGCTGCTGCGTCTGGGCGCAGAGGCCGGTTGCAGCCTACCGAAAATCGAGGCAATGTTGGATCAGCTGACATTTCTTCAGGCCCGCTACCTGACTAACGAATAG
- a CDS encoding 5'-nucleotidase encodes MPSLLGDKLVIAISSRALFDLDESHQVFEQQGLEAYRQYQIAREDIPLDPGEAFALVQKLLRINNLLEGDSRVEVVLISRNSADTGLRVFNSIQHYGLGITRAAFAGGRSPFTYIPAFGCQLFLSTHAEDVRATLEAGFAAATILPAKRRPEQRDELRIAFDGDAVLFSDESEQVFQRDGLAAFQASEQAAARDPLGGGPFKPFLAALNRIQTEFAGEQCPIRTALFTARSAPAHERVIRTLREWDIRLDESLFLGGLDKSQFLQAFGADLFFDDQEGHCQRAVGVVPTGHVPHGISNLKPSSSA; translated from the coding sequence ATGCCCAGCCTGCTCGGAGACAAACTGGTCATTGCCATCTCGTCCAGAGCGCTGTTTGATCTGGACGAAAGCCATCAGGTTTTCGAGCAGCAGGGGCTGGAAGCCTACCGGCAGTATCAGATCGCCCGTGAGGATATTCCGCTGGACCCGGGCGAAGCCTTTGCGCTGGTGCAAAAGCTGCTGCGCATCAACAATCTGCTCGAAGGCGATAGCCGCGTCGAGGTTGTGCTGATCTCGCGTAACAGCGCGGACACCGGCTTGCGGGTATTCAATTCCATTCAGCACTATGGCCTTGGCATCACCCGCGCGGCGTTTGCTGGCGGCCGTAGTCCCTTTACCTACATTCCGGCCTTTGGTTGTCAGCTGTTTCTCTCGACGCACGCTGAAGATGTGCGCGCGACGCTGGAGGCCGGTTTTGCTGCGGCAACCATTCTGCCAGCCAAGCGCCGTCCAGAGCAGCGCGATGAGCTGCGTATTGCCTTTGATGGGGATGCGGTGCTTTTCTCCGATGAGTCGGAGCAGGTGTTTCAGCGCGACGGGCTGGCCGCTTTCCAGGCCAGTGAACAGGCCGCCGCACGCGACCCCCTCGGCGGTGGTCCGTTCAAACCGTTTCTTGCCGCGCTCAATCGAATTCAGACCGAATTTGCCGGCGAACAGTGCCCGATTCGCACGGCGCTGTTCACCGCCCGCAGTGCTCCGGCCCATGAGCGGGTGATCCGCACCTTGCGCGAGTGGGATATTCGACTGGACGAGTCGCTGTTTCTCGGCGGGCTGGACAAGTCGCAGTTTCTCCAGGCCTTTGGTGCCGACCTGTTTTTTGATGATCAGGAAGGCCACTGTCAGCGCGCCGTGGGCGTGGTGCCTACCGGGCATGTGCCGCACGGGATCAGCAACCTCAAACCATCCTCTTCAGCTTGA
- a CDS encoding ABC transporter ATP-binding protein, which yields MSDAVVIARHLNKVVTTSEAPLQILKDVNLSIQRGSSVAIVGASGSGKSTLLSLLAGLDLPSSGEVLLAGQSLTTLDEDQRAALRGLEVGFVFQSFQLLDSLNAVENVMLPLELAGRRDARQHATELLERVGLKARISHYPQQLSGGEQQRVAIARAFASEPAILFADEPTGNLDAATGQKITDLLFDLNREHGTTLILVTHDERLATRCERALHMQAGQLQAEQAV from the coding sequence ATGTCAGACGCAGTCGTAATTGCCCGCCACCTTAACAAAGTCGTCACCACCTCGGAAGCGCCACTGCAGATCCTCAAGGACGTAAACCTGAGCATCCAGCGCGGCAGCAGCGTTGCCATCGTCGGCGCCTCTGGGTCGGGCAAATCCACTCTGCTCAGCCTGCTCGCCGGTCTGGACCTGCCCAGCAGTGGCGAGGTGCTGCTGGCCGGCCAGTCGCTCACCACCCTGGATGAAGACCAACGCGCCGCCCTGCGCGGTCTGGAAGTGGGTTTTGTGTTTCAGTCCTTCCAGCTCCTGGACAGCCTGAACGCGGTCGAAAACGTGATGCTGCCGTTGGAGCTGGCCGGCCGCCGAGATGCCCGCCAGCACGCCACCGAGCTGCTGGAGCGCGTCGGCCTCAAGGCGCGTATCAGCCATTATCCGCAGCAACTGTCTGGCGGCGAGCAGCAGCGGGTTGCCATTGCCCGCGCCTTTGCCAGCGAGCCCGCCATTCTGTTTGCCGACGAGCCGACCGGCAACCTGGACGCCGCCACCGGCCAGAAGATCACCGACCTGCTGTTTGACCTGAACCGCGAACACGGCACCACACTGATTCTGGTCACCCACGACGAACGCCTGGCGACCCGCTGCGAGCGCGCCCTGCACATGCAGGCAGGCCAACTGCAGGCGGAGCAGGCTGTATGA
- a CDS encoding L,D-transpeptidase family protein, with amino-acid sequence MMRPGLKKGLLAGLLASLATSVLANDYPLLAPEQDMIGEVERYQASYEDTFADLGSVRGFGYLEMTAANPGIDPWLPGAGAEIVLPGEHVLPQGVREGVVINLPEFRLYYYHKGGELVSSYPVGIGREGWSSPIGETRILRKQANPSWYPPKSILEEHAANGDPLPSVVPPGPDNPMGPFKMNLALSGYVIHGTNKKFGIGMRVSHGCFRMRNEDITELFPQVPVGTPVTIVNQPYKLGVKDGLLYLEVHTALDEHGMPSTLDKQAAIQRLLAEQQEKVQGFRLDWKAIRDLVYAESGIPGVIGQPIRAM; translated from the coding sequence ATGATGCGTCCAGGACTGAAAAAAGGGCTGCTTGCCGGTCTGCTGGCAAGTTTGGCGACATCGGTGCTGGCTAACGACTACCCGTTGCTTGCGCCCGAGCAGGATATGATCGGTGAGGTTGAGCGTTACCAGGCTTCCTACGAGGATACCTTTGCCGACCTGGGCAGTGTGCGCGGCTTTGGCTACCTGGAAATGACTGCGGCTAACCCTGGCATTGACCCCTGGTTGCCGGGAGCGGGCGCAGAAATTGTGCTGCCGGGGGAACACGTGCTGCCCCAGGGCGTACGAGAGGGGGTGGTGATCAACCTGCCCGAGTTTCGCCTGTACTACTACCACAAGGGGGGCGAGCTGGTGTCCAGCTATCCGGTAGGTATCGGCCGTGAGGGCTGGTCATCGCCGATTGGCGAGACACGCATCCTGCGCAAGCAGGCCAACCCGTCGTGGTATCCGCCCAAGTCCATTCTGGAAGAGCACGCAGCCAACGGCGACCCGTTGCCCTCGGTTGTGCCGCCGGGTCCGGATAACCCGATGGGGCCATTCAAGATGAACCTGGCGCTTAGCGGATACGTGATCCACGGCACCAACAAGAAGTTTGGTATCGGCATGCGGGTAAGTCATGGCTGTTTCCGCATGCGTAACGAGGATATCACCGAGCTGTTTCCGCAAGTGCCGGTTGGCACGCCGGTGACGATCGTCAACCAGCCCTACAAGTTGGGTGTCAAGGACGGTCTGCTGTATCTGGAGGTGCACACGGCGCTGGATGAGCACGGCATGCCGTCAACGCTGGACAAGCAGGCAGCAATTCAGCGTCTGCTGGCGGAGCAGCAGGAGAAGGTGCAGGGCTTCAGGCTGGACTGGAAGGCTATCAGGGATCTGGTGTATGCCGAGAGCGGCATTCCCGGGGTGATTGGACAGCCGATCCGGGCCATGTGA